The following are encoded together in the Adhaeribacter arboris genome:
- a CDS encoding dihydrodipicolinate synthase family protein, translating to MKKAELPQPLRGIIPPIITPLLARDTLDKAGLAKLVEHILGGGVHGIFILGTTGELSSLSYRVRHEMVESTCEWVAGRVPVLVGITDTALPESIQLAQTAEKCGAAAVVAAAPYYFSLNQAELTSYYQHLADQLPLPLFLYNMPSHTKISLAPKSVKILAQHPHIVGIKDSSGNGVNFQLLHYQLKDEPDFSLLVGPEELTAEVVLLGAHGGINGGANLFPRLYVDLYEAAVNRDLDRLLPLHQRVLQISTHLYSVGNSQASYLQGVKCALSLMGICRNILAEPLQPFGEKEQKIIRQHLQEIQAALNTKVPV from the coding sequence ATGAAAAAAGCTGAACTTCCGCAACCTTTACGCGGCATCATCCCGCCCATTATCACTCCTTTACTCGCCCGTGATACTTTAGATAAGGCAGGTTTGGCAAAGCTGGTAGAGCATATTTTGGGCGGGGGTGTACACGGAATTTTTATTTTAGGTACTACCGGCGAACTGAGTAGTTTAAGTTACCGCGTCCGCCACGAAATGGTAGAAAGCACCTGCGAGTGGGTGGCCGGGAGAGTGCCGGTGTTAGTAGGAATTACGGATACGGCTTTACCCGAAAGTATACAATTAGCCCAAACCGCCGAAAAATGCGGCGCTGCGGCAGTAGTAGCCGCCGCGCCTTATTACTTCAGTTTAAATCAGGCCGAGTTAACGAGCTATTACCAACACCTCGCCGATCAGTTGCCGCTGCCTTTGTTTTTGTACAACATGCCTTCGCACACCAAAATTTCGCTGGCACCAAAATCGGTGAAAATATTGGCGCAGCACCCCCATATTGTAGGCATTAAAGATAGTTCGGGTAACGGGGTGAATTTTCAGTTATTGCACTACCAATTAAAAGATGAGCCGGATTTTTCGCTGCTCGTTGGGCCGGAGGAATTAACGGCCGAAGTTGTATTGCTGGGTGCCCACGGCGGTATAAACGGTGGAGCTAATCTGTTTCCAAGGCTGTATGTCGATTTATACGAGGCAGCCGTAAACCGGGATTTAGATCGTTTACTACCCTTGCACCAACGGGTACTACAAATAAGCACGCACTTGTATTCGGTAGGAAATTCCCAGGCCAGTTATCTGCAGGGAGTAAAATGCGCCCTTTCTCTGATGGGTATCTGCCGAAATATTTTAGCCGAGCCTTTGCAACCATTTGGGGAAAAAGAACAAAAAATAATCCGGCAACATTTGCAAGAAATTCAGGCCGCTTTGAATACAAAAGTACCAGTATGA
- a CDS encoding sialidase family protein → MKLLSAIFGILFSTAATVLGQSAWQKEKEELIFQNPPFAQCHASSLVEIKPGKLLVAWFGGTHERHPDVKIWLAVQENGKWSKPTLMADGIINDTLRYPCWNPVLFKAKEGKLFLFYKVGPSPSEWWGMVKTSTNNGQTWSKPERLPEGTLGPIKNKPVQLADGTILSPTSTETNDKWRVHLEKSTDLGKTWQIISVDPTTSLDVIQPSILFYPNNRLQLLCRSKHDRIVEAWSNDNGKSWGPLTKTNLLNPNSGTDAVTLKSGLQMLVYNPTIRGSEWSKGRAKLSVAISKDGQQWNDIITLEDKPEGEFSYPAVIQTQDGKVHLTYTYDRKNIKHVVLSEKSKR, encoded by the coding sequence ATGAAGCTTCTATCGGCCATTTTCGGAATATTATTTTCTACTGCTGCCACCGTTTTGGGGCAAAGCGCCTGGCAAAAGGAAAAAGAAGAGTTAATTTTTCAAAATCCGCCTTTTGCTCAGTGCCACGCTTCTAGCTTAGTAGAAATTAAACCCGGCAAATTATTGGTCGCCTGGTTTGGCGGCACCCACGAGCGGCACCCGGACGTAAAAATCTGGCTGGCCGTTCAGGAAAACGGGAAGTGGAGCAAACCTACTTTAATGGCCGATGGTATAATAAACGATACTTTACGCTATCCTTGTTGGAATCCGGTACTTTTTAAAGCGAAAGAAGGCAAGCTTTTCCTGTTTTACAAAGTAGGTCCGTCGCCGAGCGAGTGGTGGGGGATGGTTAAAACTTCCACCAATAACGGCCAAACCTGGTCCAAACCGGAACGATTACCGGAGGGTACATTAGGACCCATCAAAAACAAACCCGTGCAACTGGCCGATGGTACCATATTATCTCCCACCAGCACCGAAACCAACGATAAGTGGCGGGTACACTTGGAAAAATCCACGGACTTAGGTAAAACCTGGCAAATAATCTCTGTTGATCCCACTACTTCACTAGACGTTATTCAGCCCAGTATTTTGTTTTACCCGAACAACCGTTTACAGCTCTTGTGCCGGAGTAAGCACGACCGGATTGTGGAAGCTTGGTCAAACGACAATGGTAAATCCTGGGGGCCGCTAACTAAAACCAATTTACTCAATCCAAACTCCGGCACCGATGCCGTTACTCTAAAAAGTGGCTTACAAATGTTGGTGTATAATCCGACCATCCGGGGCAGCGAATGGTCGAAAGGCCGGGCTAAACTAAGCGTAGCCATTTCGAAAGATGGCCAGCAGTGGAACGACATTATTACTTTGGAAGATAAACCAGAGGGTGAATTTAGCTATCCGGCCGTAATACAAACCCAAGATGGGAAAGTACACCTTACCTATACCTACGACCGGAAAAATATAAAACACGTGGTGCTCAGCGAAAAAAGTAAGAGGTAG
- a CDS encoding IPT/TIG domain-containing protein gives MNRTYLLLGLVFLLFNGCSKEDDPDPVPLTSSKYDIPVGILNDIFITEKLDAEKVLDKMKEKGMVIQEGTQPPEIYLPNGSTNGALNFTIEHNCIYDDKNAGNQGSSYGKYEQSIQITRNPDNSFAANISYTSVGDPNFPEYPRGMDTGSGTGYVTGKGNNFTIFFKTQTARFDQISYNAIWIISGTVSNFPEVDEVTNITKCMIMLEKGADPDDKVANPGTIRIFQDTNSPVNQADVVIADLSPSSAFGGTLVTINGSGFAGIATGNTVMFANVPAEVQTATTTQLTVIVPPGPSLGGQVAVTVQVKAKKSNSVPFDYLQPDVIISDLSASSGPSGIIITLNGSGFSEVLNENNVFFGKVPANVQAASANQLIVVVPPEPQGGGPVNVTVQVKSKISNSRLFTYLAITNFSPNEGTCFTPVSITGYGFSANATENIVRFNGVQALVRSASSTELEVEVPFSAGSGPITVEVNGIITQSGENFSFLGVCIE, from the coding sequence TTGAACCGAACTTACCTGCTACTGGGCTTAGTGTTTTTATTGTTTAACGGTTGTTCCAAAGAAGATGATCCCGATCCAGTGCCATTAACCAGTTCGAAGTACGATATTCCGGTAGGTATTTTAAATGATATATTTATTACCGAAAAATTGGATGCCGAAAAAGTGTTGGATAAAATGAAAGAAAAGGGCATGGTTATTCAGGAAGGTACCCAGCCGCCCGAAATATATTTACCCAATGGTTCTACTAACGGAGCGCTAAATTTTACCATTGAACACAACTGCATTTATGATGATAAGAATGCGGGTAATCAAGGTTCGAGTTACGGAAAATACGAGCAATCTATTCAAATTACCCGCAACCCGGATAACAGCTTCGCGGCAAATATTTCGTATACTTCGGTGGGCGACCCTAACTTTCCGGAATATCCCAGAGGTATGGATACCGGCTCGGGTACGGGTTACGTAACCGGCAAAGGGAATAATTTTACGATTTTTTTTAAAACGCAAACCGCTCGTTTCGACCAGATTTCATACAACGCTATTTGGATTATCTCCGGTACGGTTTCTAATTTTCCGGAAGTAGACGAAGTAACCAATATTACCAAATGTATGATAATGTTGGAAAAAGGCGCTGATCCGGACGACAAGGTAGCCAATCCCGGCACCATTCGAATTTTCCAAGACACTAATTCACCGGTGAACCAGGCCGACGTAGTTATTGCGGATTTGTCGCCGTCTAGTGCATTTGGCGGCACTCTTGTCACAATCAATGGTTCCGGATTTGCCGGAATTGCGACTGGTAATACGGTAATGTTTGCCAACGTACCAGCTGAGGTACAAACGGCTACTACTACGCAACTCACAGTAATAGTACCGCCGGGACCAAGCTTAGGCGGCCAGGTTGCGGTAACGGTTCAGGTAAAGGCCAAAAAAAGTAACAGTGTTCCGTTTGATTATTTGCAGCCAGATGTCATTATTTCTGATTTATCTGCTTCCAGTGGGCCATCCGGAATAATTATTACTCTAAACGGATCTGGTTTTAGCGAAGTACTAAATGAAAATAATGTGTTTTTTGGGAAAGTTCCGGCCAATGTACAAGCTGCTTCCGCCAACCAGTTGATAGTAGTTGTGCCACCTGAACCCCAAGGTGGCGGTCCCGTGAACGTTACGGTTCAGGTTAAATCTAAAATCAGCAACAGCAGGCTTTTTACCTATCTTGCCATAACCAATTTCTCACCCAATGAAGGAACGTGCTTTACACCTGTTAGTATTACCGGGTATGGATTTAGCGCTAATGCAACGGAGAATATAGTCCGGTTTAATGGTGTACAAGCTTTAGTAAGATCTGCGTCGTCCACTGAGCTTGAGGTGGAAGTTCCATTTAGCGCCGGCAGTGGTCCTATTACCGTTGAAGTAAACGGTATTATCACTCAATCCGGGGAAAATTTTAGTTTTTTAGGCGTTTGTATAGAATAG
- a CDS encoding M28 family peptidase — translation MKVPHLIFYFCFLLTGTGVAQTLKPDKNIEQVLQVVDPKNIEAHVRYLADDRLLGRLPGTPGYKMAMDYVVSQFKAAGVEPAGENGSYLQLVRLRKAFTGKEASFALSDKNGKQETLQSGTDFILYPHFENPQVNLAASLAFVGSGISAPELGYDDYAGMNVTGKVVVVRRGAPRSFPSSVAASSMNLNTILNTALQHGAVGVIMASASNQLRELHGVNSVRFPDGKIAAAGSYVSDKIKLLSLFSRRRFNQLLLNAGLDTSQVYASLTAGKPASANLPNQIKVSYQNTYQDFDSYNVIGKITGSDATLKSEYVLHTAHLDHMGISTPVKGDSIYNGAHDNASGVACLLEISKMYAKLKVKPKRSILIALVTGEEMGLLGSSYLAVRPVVPAKNIVANINTDMPTLIAPLLSVVALGAEHSTLYNPVKEAAAYLNLAVEPDPEPEQNRFVRSDQYSFVRQGIPALHIKYGNKTTDGANNLNKTVQQWRATYYHKPQDDSNGIFDFNAGKVYTQLNFLISYQVAQNSSRPAWNPASFFSKNAASDK, via the coding sequence ATGAAAGTACCTCACCTTATTTTCTATTTCTGTTTTCTCCTGACGGGCACCGGCGTGGCGCAAACTTTAAAACCAGACAAAAATATCGAACAGGTTTTGCAAGTGGTGGATCCTAAAAATATTGAAGCGCACGTCCGCTATTTGGCGGATGATCGTTTACTAGGCCGCTTACCCGGTACCCCGGGCTATAAAATGGCCATGGATTACGTGGTGAGTCAGTTTAAAGCTGCCGGGGTGGAGCCGGCCGGTGAAAATGGTAGTTACCTGCAGCTGGTTCGGTTACGCAAAGCTTTCACCGGTAAAGAAGCTAGTTTTGCCTTATCGGATAAAAACGGGAAACAAGAAACGCTTCAAAGTGGCACCGATTTTATTTTATACCCGCATTTCGAAAATCCGCAAGTTAACCTGGCGGCTTCCCTGGCTTTTGTGGGCTCCGGCATTAGTGCCCCGGAACTGGGCTACGACGATTACGCTGGCATGAATGTTACCGGTAAAGTGGTGGTAGTCCGGCGCGGCGCTCCCCGGAGTTTTCCCTCCAGCGTGGCTGCTAGCAGCATGAACCTAAATACCATTTTAAATACGGCCCTTCAACACGGAGCCGTAGGGGTTATTATGGCATCCGCCAGTAACCAGTTGCGGGAATTACACGGGGTAAACAGTGTCCGTTTTCCGGATGGCAAAATTGCGGCAGCGGGTAGTTACGTTTCCGATAAAATAAAACTGTTGAGTCTCTTTAGCCGGCGGCGCTTTAACCAACTTTTACTCAATGCCGGTTTAGATACCAGTCAAGTTTACGCTTCCTTAACCGCCGGAAAACCAGCATCAGCCAACTTGCCCAACCAGATAAAGGTATCGTACCAAAACACGTATCAGGATTTCGACAGCTACAACGTAATCGGAAAAATTACCGGCTCCGATGCTACCCTAAAAAGTGAATACGTGTTGCACACCGCTCACCTGGACCACATGGGCATTAGTACCCCGGTAAAAGGCGATTCAATTTATAACGGCGCCCACGACAATGCTTCGGGCGTGGCTTGTTTGCTCGAGATTTCAAAAATGTACGCTAAACTGAAAGTAAAACCCAAGCGTTCTATTTTAATTGCGTTGGTAACCGGCGAAGAAATGGGTTTACTCGGCTCTTCCTACTTAGCGGTAAGACCCGTAGTACCAGCTAAAAACATAGTAGCCAACATTAATACCGATATGCCTACGCTTATTGCCCCGTTACTCTCGGTGGTAGCCCTAGGCGCCGAACATTCCACGCTTTACAATCCGGTAAAAGAAGCGGCAGCTTACCTGAATTTAGCCGTAGAACCTGACCCGGAACCCGAGCAAAACCGGTTTGTGCGCAGCGATCAGTACAGCTTTGTGCGGCAAGGCATACCGGCTCTGCACATTAAATACGGCAACAAAACTACTGATGGCGCCAATAATTTAAACAAAACCGTGCAGCAATGGCGCGCAACTTATTACCACAAACCCCAGGACGATAGCAATGGCATTTTTGATTTTAACGCGGGGAAAGTTTACACGCAGCTTAATTTTTTAATTAGCTACCAGGTAGCTCAAAATTCCTCCCGGCCCGCTTGGAACCCCGCTAGTTTCTTTTCTAAAAATGCTGCCTCAGACAAATAA
- a CDS encoding PepSY-like domain-containing protein — MKLRSLFAVLVGCTIALSGCEKNEADSTSIPNDDTSSLEFALLATSAVADSTAPDSTHYGRGHHHGGSGKNCQVEEVEVTDLPAAITAYVAENYAGATVERAGKANNRGYILHVKKSDGTLVGLFFDANGTFVSEKSHRATHGTPVTISELPTEVTTYISTNYAGATIEKAIKDAQGNTLVLIKKSDATVAGLVFDAAGAFTSEVTVKDLPRGHGKGRH; from the coding sequence ATGAAATTAAGATCACTATTTGCCGTCCTGGTAGGATGCACGATTGCTTTGTCTGGATGCGAAAAAAATGAGGCTGACTCCACTAGTATTCCGAACGACGATACCTCCTCTCTGGAATTTGCTTTGTTAGCTACCAGCGCCGTTGCCGATTCTACGGCGCCGGATAGTACCCATTACGGTCGCGGCCATCACCACGGGGGTAGCGGGAAGAATTGCCAGGTGGAGGAGGTAGAAGTAACCGATTTGCCTGCCGCCATTACGGCTTACGTAGCAGAAAATTACGCGGGAGCTACCGTTGAAAGAGCGGGTAAAGCCAACAATAGGGGGTATATTTTGCACGTGAAAAAATCGGACGGTACCTTGGTTGGTTTGTTCTTTGATGCTAATGGTACTTTTGTGAGCGAAAAAAGCCACCGCGCTACCCACGGCACCCCGGTAACAATAAGTGAATTGCCAACGGAAGTAACTACTTACATCAGTACGAATTACGCCGGTGCCACCATCGAAAAAGCCATTAAAGATGCTCAGGGTAACACGCTGGTATTAATCAAAAAATCGGATGCTACCGTAGCCGGGTTAGTATTTGATGCGGCCGGTGCATTTACCAGCGAAGTAACCGTAAAAGACCTGCCGCGCGGTCATGGCAAAGGGCGCCATTAA
- a CDS encoding RNA polymerase sigma factor, whose amino-acid sequence MFFRKNSKTFDLQDALDGCLKGKQKAQKKLYEQYYSFAKGICLRYAANQEEAEEMVNDGFLRVFAKLELYDRSQTFEAWFRTVVVRTSIDYFRRNHSKIVLMDIQEAPEVEFEDALLEKLSAAEIMELVQKLPPAYRTVFSLFVVEGYNHAEIGEMLDINEGTSRSNLAKARGKLQDWIQVYLSESKKQANYVQRAI is encoded by the coding sequence GTGTTTTTTAGAAAAAACAGCAAGACATTTGATTTACAGGATGCGCTGGATGGTTGCCTGAAAGGTAAACAAAAGGCGCAAAAGAAATTGTATGAGCAATACTATTCTTTTGCCAAAGGAATTTGTCTGCGCTATGCGGCCAACCAGGAAGAAGCCGAAGAAATGGTGAACGATGGCTTTTTAAGAGTATTTGCCAAACTGGAGCTTTACGATCGTTCCCAAACCTTCGAGGCCTGGTTCCGAACGGTAGTGGTACGAACCAGTATTGATTACTTCCGGCGCAATCATAGCAAAATAGTTTTAATGGATATTCAGGAGGCGCCCGAGGTAGAATTTGAGGATGCTTTACTCGAGAAATTATCTGCTGCCGAAATCATGGAACTGGTACAAAAATTACCTCCGGCTTACCGGACCGTATTTTCGCTTTTTGTGGTGGAAGGGTATAATCACGCCGAAATAGGAGAAATGTTAGACATTAACGAAGGTACTTCCCGGTCTAACCTGGCGAAAGCCCGCGGGAAGTTACAGGATTGGATCCAAGTTTATCTATCCGAATCTAAAAAACAAGCTAACTATGTCCAGCGAGCAATTTGA
- a CDS encoding porin family protein, translating to MSSEQFDKKIKSKLEEVQPPYREQAWKNFKSLLPAPWYVALFQQYGSWLYSAVGTVAIVTTSYLYYQENKENKQLHAKISTLQSQIAQSETTSTLPSAKIPWDTVPAVPPKQPAQLVQTEIQEVPAVERLDIKTKAKANRFSPLAPSNQTTDKGKLIGNATKRISAPKITPNKVAESFGPAKSNQGSAVKGNAEITVPAATDSIQTPALDGTTVTQQKDPAVLPKSPPDSSATTAKTDSTHSPPAPETIKPEKSSRISLVQARVGLHSDFNGFRKVAVGPVFEVFLGRNISLNAGLLFSSPEERRLPLPRDFNMATGRRFEDQYRKHIPRNDRLQGIVVNTSVVQLPLTFHYYVPVNERLSFMALAGTQLNVSVYQTVEFRSFFAGEEQLNKFETRYKTQTFNNLYYGVGLQYKFGRLVGQLNPYLQTFYREPDYFNQSKKFGLNAALKFNLKK from the coding sequence ATGTCCAGCGAGCAATTTGATAAAAAAATCAAAAGCAAACTCGAGGAGGTGCAGCCACCTTACCGGGAACAAGCCTGGAAGAATTTTAAAAGTTTACTTCCGGCCCCGTGGTACGTTGCCTTATTTCAGCAATATGGTAGCTGGTTGTATTCCGCAGTGGGTACCGTAGCCATTGTAACCACCTCGTATTTGTACTATCAGGAAAACAAAGAAAACAAACAATTGCATGCAAAAATTAGTACCCTTCAATCTCAAATAGCACAATCCGAAACAACTTCTACGCTTCCATCAGCCAAAATACCTTGGGATACTGTACCAGCTGTTCCACCTAAACAACCAGCGCAACTCGTGCAAACGGAAATACAAGAAGTGCCCGCGGTTGAAAGATTAGATATAAAAACTAAGGCGAAGGCTAATAGATTTTCTCCTCTTGCTCCTTCTAACCAAACTACTGATAAAGGTAAACTTATCGGTAATGCAACAAAAAGAATATCAGCGCCTAAAATAACCCCTAATAAGGTAGCCGAATCATTCGGCCCAGCTAAATCAAACCAGGGAAGTGCGGTAAAAGGAAATGCTGAAATAACTGTACCAGCCGCTACGGACAGTATTCAAACTCCTGCTTTAGATGGAACTACGGTAACCCAGCAAAAAGATCCGGCGGTTTTACCTAAATCTCCACCCGATAGTAGCGCCACTACAGCAAAAACGGATTCCACGCATTCTCCTCCTGCTCCGGAAACTATAAAGCCGGAAAAGTCTTCTCGCATTAGTTTGGTGCAGGCCCGTGTGGGCCTGCATTCCGATTTTAACGGTTTTCGTAAAGTTGCTGTGGGTCCGGTCTTCGAAGTTTTTTTGGGTAGGAATATAAGTTTAAATGCCGGTCTATTATTTAGTTCTCCCGAAGAAAGAAGATTGCCTTTGCCCCGCGATTTTAACATGGCTACGGGCCGGCGCTTCGAAGATCAGTACCGCAAACACATTCCGCGCAACGATCGCTTACAAGGCATTGTCGTAAATACCTCCGTAGTGCAGCTGCCCCTTACTTTTCATTATTATGTGCCGGTTAACGAAAGATTATCCTTTATGGCCTTGGCTGGAACTCAGTTAAATGTATCGGTTTATCAAACGGTAGAGTTTCGAAGCTTTTTTGCCGGCGAAGAACAATTAAATAAATTTGAAACCAGGTACAAGACCCAAACTTTTAACAATTTATATTACGGCGTAGGCTTGCAGTACAAATTTGGCCGGTTAGTAGGCCAGCTTAATCCTTATTTGCAGACGTTTTACCGGGAGCCGGATTACTTTAATCAAAGCAAGAAGTTCGGCCTTAATGCTGCTTTGAAATTTAATTTAAAAAAGTAG
- a CDS encoding DUF6503 family protein, translated as MRFNPFILLIFLLFIACQSRQNKPGTSTDKAQEILDKAIKVHGGSKFENLDLAFDFRERHYEAQRRNGLFTYTRAFTDSTGQVKDILKNNSFTRYINGQVKTLPDERVKAFTASINSVIYFALLPYGLNDPAVNKELLDTVIIRNIPYYKIKVTFNQEGGGADFQDKFLYYINQNTSTMDYFAYTYATEGGGIRFRQAINPREIGSIRFQDYINYESVGKINFWQIEKLFETGQLKEFSRIELKNIQVSNP; from the coding sequence ATGCGCTTCAATCCATTCATTTTACTTATTTTTCTTTTATTCATAGCTTGTCAATCCCGCCAAAACAAACCGGGAACCTCCACCGACAAGGCGCAGGAAATACTAGATAAAGCCATTAAAGTACACGGCGGTAGTAAATTCGAAAACTTAGATTTAGCGTTCGATTTCCGGGAAAGGCACTACGAAGCGCAACGACGGAATGGTCTCTTTACTTATACCCGTGCTTTCACCGATTCTACCGGCCAGGTAAAAGATATTTTAAAGAACAATAGCTTTACCCGCTACATCAACGGACAGGTAAAAACTTTGCCCGACGAACGGGTGAAAGCATTTACTGCTTCCATCAATTCCGTCATTTATTTTGCTTTATTGCCCTATGGTTTAAACGATCCGGCGGTAAATAAAGAGTTGTTAGATACAGTTATAATCCGGAATATTCCTTATTATAAAATCAAAGTTACTTTTAACCAAGAAGGGGGCGGTGCCGATTTTCAAGATAAATTCTTGTATTATATCAACCAGAATACCAGCACAATGGATTATTTCGCCTACACCTACGCTACCGAAGGCGGCGGTATCCGCTTTCGACAAGCCATAAATCCGCGCGAAATAGGTAGCATTCGTTTTCAGGATTATATTAATTATGAATCGGTGGGAAAAATTAATTTCTGGCAGATTGAAAAATTATTCGAAACCGGCCAGTTAAAAGAATTCTCCCGCATTGAGCTAAAAAACATTCAAGTGTCTAATCCATAG